The Candidatus Paceibacterota bacterium genome contains the following window.
ATCACAAATTCATCATGGGTTTGGCCATCGCCCATTGGATGATCTTTTATAAGCTCTACATTTTTGAATCCCAATTTGGTGTAAAGATTGATCGCCGACTCTTGTTTAGTATTGACCATCAAAATCACTTTCTTCACCCCATCTGATTTGAGTTTGCCTAGAACCGCTTCCATCGTTTTATACGAGAACCCACGATTCCTAAACTCCGGCCGAGTGTAGACTCCTACGATAATCCAATTATTACTCCATTTATCCTTACCTTTGTTATCAAAATAAACTCCTGCGGCAGAAACGATTTCATTCTTATAAAAACATCCGTAAAAAAATCTTTCTCCATTGTCTTCTAGTCGTATTCGCCACTCCTCGTGAGAACGTATACTCTCCTTCTCATAAGAGCCACCAAATGCTTTGGCGTCTTTCGATTGAAGAGCTGAGAGTCTAAAATCCCTATAGGCCATCCAATCTTCACTTGTAACTCTCCTCAATTCTAAATCCATATTTAAATATTCTTCAATCAATTTATTGAGAAGCGTGAACACCTGGTTTATCATCCTTTTAAGATTTTTTAAAATCTTGCCTCCTGAGATATTTTCCACTGACTCCATGATTTTAAATAATAAAACATTCCACATAAAAGCGAAAGGCGCCCAGGAAGTGGGCGCCTTCATAAGACCTACGGAATCGGGCTTAACACCAGACTGACTAATGCTCTCGATATTTAAATATTTTTTACAAATTTCAAAATAATGGGATACATGATAAAATCAAACAATCAGTAAATAAGCTATTTTATGATGAAAAAAGGATCAACATTTATTTTGAAGGTGGCGGTAATTATCTTGGGGGCTGGCGTGCTCGCTTTATGTATTTTCGCTTTACCTGAAATGTGGGAAGGTGGTTCAGCTGAATTTCCAACTGCTAGCTGGTCTCTCTTCCTCATCATGATCGGCATGTACGCGACAGCTGTGCCTTTCTTCATCGCGCTTTGGCAGACTTTGAAACTTTTGAATTATATCGACAAAAATATGGCTTTCTCAGAATTATCAGTCAGAGCACTCAAAAATATAAAGTACTGCGCGATTGCGATCGGTGTTTTATATATGGGCGGCGTGCCCCTCCTCTTCCCAATTGCCGATGCAGATGATGCTCCAGGCCTCGTAGTGATCGGATTCGTCATTGCCTGTATCCCTATCGTGATCGCGATCTTTGCTGCAGTGCTAGAGAGACTTTTGCGAGATGCGATAAAAAGTCAACGATGAGGGCATCCAGCCCAACAGCAGGGCCTGCGCATTCCGCTTTTTAATTTTGAGAGGGCCTTCTCAATACGGATAGTTCTCGTTTCCGCTTTCTTGCCTGATATAACCCAGCAAATCCACTCATTGCGCGCAAGCGGGGTAATATCTTCCCATGTCGCTTTCCCAGCAGCCGAAGAGTCAAGAGCTCTCTGCAAATCAGCAGGCATCTTGTGCAAAACACTTTCTTTCTTGGTCATAAGATAAAGCCATTCTAACACTTAAACACCAAAAAAATAGAAAATAGCAGCTATTATCATCTGAATAGAAATCGCTAACAGAAGCCTTCTAAGGCCAGTCGCCGAACGATTGAGTAAATATGCTGCTAGAGATGGGAAATACAGTATCATTGCCATTACAGTCACTATGAGCAAATTGGGGCCCTCAGGGTCATTGAAGAGAAAAAACATCGCTCTCGAGCACACCATAGATGTTATCGCCAAAATTATCAATGAAGCCTTTTTTGATATAAAATGCATATTTGTAATTGTACCAGAAGTTTAGAATATTTTTAATAAAACGAAAACTCGCCGACTGCAATCGGAAAGCTTCCGATAATACAACGGCAAGTGTTATTCTCCACCCATCCCACCGAAACTGATGATCAGTCCTTCGTTCCGCGCCCCTCGGGCAATAGCAAGCTTTGCTGCTTGCACATCTTTTGTGTACACGTAAACGTATTGATGGGACGCATTATCTCTCACAGAAAGAAGGATCGCTCCATTCTTTTCAGTGATCTTCACTCTGCGCTGGCCATTGACGGATCTCAAACCAGCTTTGATGAAATCTGGGGCGATTTTGGTCACGCTGGGACAGGCGTCCGCAACATCACATACGATAGTTGCGGCCGGGATAAGGGTCGTGTGGTTGCCTGTAAACTTGCCACCCGACCTTGAATGTTTAGACATGGGATTCCTTTCCTGTTTTTAATTATAGCATATATATTAAATAATACAAGTGCTTAAGTGCCTGAACCAAGTTAGAACTATTTTAGCCTCTTCTTGCAGTATCGATAGCTGCGACATCAATTTTTTTCATGGTCATCATTGCATCAAAAGCGCGTTTTGCTTCTGCGCCACCAGCTGCGAGCGCCTCTGTTAAAGTGCGCGGCGTGATCTGCCAAGATACACCCCATCGATCCTTACACCAACCACATTCACTCTCTTCTCCACCATTTAGAACAATCGCATTCCAGTAGCGATCTGTTTCTTCTTGATCGTCTGTTCTGATCTGGAAAGAAAATGCTTCATTTTGTTTAAACGTTGGGCCACCGTTCAAACCGATACATGGAATATTGCAAACAGTAAACTCTACCGTGAGCACATCGCCTTTCTTGCCACTTGGAAAATCGCTAGGTGCATGAAAAACATTAGCTACTTTGCTATCAGGAAAAGTAGCGGCATAGAAATTCGCTGCATTTTCCGCATCCTTATCAAACCACAGACAAATTGTATTTTTTGGTATCATAAATCTTTTTATTTTTTAATTATATCTTTTAACGATGAGGGCACCCAGCCCAACAACATGGCCGACGTTTGCCTTCTAAGAG
Protein-coding sequences here:
- a CDS encoding YdeI/OmpD-associated family protein; protein product: MTKKESVLHKMPADLQRALDSSAAGKATWEDITPLARNEWICWVISGKKAETRTIRIEKALSKLKSGMRRPCCWAGCPHR
- a CDS encoding DUF2103 domain-containing protein, which encodes MSKHSRSGGKFTGNHTTLIPAATIVCDVADACPSVTKIAPDFIKAGLRSVNGQRRVKITEKNGAILLSVRDNASHQYVYVYTKDVQAAKLAIARGARNEGLIISFGGMGGE
- a CDS encoding GNAT family N-acetyltransferase → MENISGGKILKNLKRMINQVFTLLNKLIEEYLNMDLELRRVTSEDWMAYRDFRLSALQSKDAKAFGGSYEKESIRSHEEWRIRLEDNGERFFYGCFYKNEIVSAAGVYFDNKGKDKWSNNWIIVGVYTRPEFRNRGFSYKTMEAVLGKLKSDGVKKVILMVNTKQESAINLYTKLGFKNVELIKDHPMGDGQTHDEFVMEKILAE
- a CDS encoding VOC family protein — protein: MIPKNTICLWFDKDAENAANFYAATFPDSKVANVFHAPSDFPSGKKGDVLTVEFTVCNIPCIGLNGGPTFKQNEAFSFQIRTDDQEETDRYWNAIVLNGGEESECGWCKDRWGVSWQITPRTLTEALAAGGAEAKRAFDAMMTMKKIDVAAIDTARRG
- a CDS encoding DUF2975 domain-containing protein, with amino-acid sequence MKKGSTFILKVAVIILGAGVLALCIFALPEMWEGGSAEFPTASWSLFLIMIGMYATAVPFFIALWQTLKLLNYIDKNMAFSELSVRALKNIKYCAIAIGVLYMGGVPLLFPIADADDAPGLVVIGFVIACIPIVIAIFAAVLERLLRDAIKSQR